The Callospermophilus lateralis isolate mCalLat2 chromosome 3, mCalLat2.hap1, whole genome shotgun sequence genome has a segment encoding these proteins:
- the Pygo1 gene encoding pygopus homolog 1 isoform X2 has product MPAENSTAPAYKVFSPRGDSGLDGLGGPGVQLGSPDKKKRKANTQGPSFPPLSEYAPPPNPNSDHLVAANPFDDNYNTISYKPLPSSNPYLGPGYPGFGGYSTFRMPPHVPPRMSSPYCGPYSLRNQPHPFPQNPLGMGFNRPHAFNFGPHDNSSFGNPSYNNVLNQNINMPNQHFRQNPAENFNQIPPQNTSQVSNPDLASNFVPGNNSSFTSPLESNHSFIPPPNTFGQAKAPPPKQDFSQGATKNTNQNSSAHPPHLNMEDTVNQSNIELKNVNRNNAVNQENSRSSSTEATNNSHANGTQNKPRQPRGATDACTTEKSNKSSLHPSRHGHSSSDPVYPCGICTNEVNDDQDAILCEASCQKWFHRICTGMTETAYGLLTAEASAVWGCDTCMADKDVQLMRTRETFGPPAVGSDA; this is encoded by the exons ATGCCGGCAGAGAACTCTACAGCTcccgcttacaaagttttctcgcCTC gtggtgATAGTGGACTGGATGGGTTAGGAGGACCAGGTGTGCAACTAGGAAGCCCAGATAAGAAAAAACGAAAGGCGAATACACAG gGACCTTCTTTTCCTCCATTATCTGAGTATGCTCCACCACCGAATCCAAACTCTGACCATCTAGTGGCTGCTAATCCATTTGATGACAACTATAATACTATTTCCTATAAACCACTACCTTCATCAAATCCATATCTTGGCCCTGGTTATCCTGGCTTTGGAGGCTATAGCACATTCAGAATGCCACCTCACGTTCCCCCAAGAATGTCTTCCCCATATTGTGGACCTTATTCGCTCAGGAATCAGCCACACCCATTTCCTCAGAATCCTTTGGGCATGGGTTTTAATCGACCTCATGCTTTTAACTTTGGGCCACATGATAATTCAAGTTTTGGAAATCCATCTTATAATAATGTACTAAATCAAAACATTAACATGCCTAATCAACATTTTAGACAAAATCCTGCTGAAAACTTTAATCAGATTCCTCCACAGAATACTAGCCAAGTATCTAACCCTGATTTGGCATCTAATTTTGTCCCTGGAAATAATTCAAGTTTTACTTCTCCATTAGAATCTAATCATTCTTTTATTCCACCTCCAAACACTTTTGGTCAAGCAAAAGCACCACCTCCGAAACAAGACTTTAGTCAGGGAGCAACTAAAAACactaatcaaaattcatctgctCATCCACCTCACTTAAATATGGAGGATACAGTGAATCAGAGCAATATTGAATTAAAAAATGTTAATCGAAACAATGCAGTAAATCAAGAGAATAGTCGTTCAAGTAGCACTGAAGCTACAAACAACAGCCATGCAAATGGGACACAGAACAAGCCACGACAACCTAGAGGTGCAACAGATGCCTGCACCACTGAAAAAAGCAATAAATCATCTCTCCACCCAAGCCGTCATGGCCATTCATCTTCTGACCCAGTGTATCCTTGTGGAATTTGTACAAATGAAGTGAATGATGATCAGGATGCCATCTTATGTGAGGCCTCTTGTCAGAAATGGTTTCACCGGATCTGTACTGGAATGACTGAAACAGCTTATGGCCTACTAACAGCAGAAGCATCAGCAGTATGGGGCTGTGATACCTGTATGGCTGATAAAGATGTCCAATTAATGCGCACTAGAGAAACTTTTGGTCCACCTGCAGTGGGCAGTGATGCTTAA
- the Pygo1 gene encoding pygopus homolog 1 isoform X1, whose translation MSAEQEKDPISLKRVRGGDSGLDGLGGPGVQLGSPDKKKRKANTQGPSFPPLSEYAPPPNPNSDHLVAANPFDDNYNTISYKPLPSSNPYLGPGYPGFGGYSTFRMPPHVPPRMSSPYCGPYSLRNQPHPFPQNPLGMGFNRPHAFNFGPHDNSSFGNPSYNNVLNQNINMPNQHFRQNPAENFNQIPPQNTSQVSNPDLASNFVPGNNSSFTSPLESNHSFIPPPNTFGQAKAPPPKQDFSQGATKNTNQNSSAHPPHLNMEDTVNQSNIELKNVNRNNAVNQENSRSSSTEATNNSHANGTQNKPRQPRGATDACTTEKSNKSSLHPSRHGHSSSDPVYPCGICTNEVNDDQDAILCEASCQKWFHRICTGMTETAYGLLTAEASAVWGCDTCMADKDVQLMRTRETFGPPAVGSDA comes from the exons ATGTCAGCAGAACAGGAGAAGGATCCTATTTCGCTGAAGAGAGTTCGAG gtggtgATAGTGGACTGGATGGGTTAGGAGGACCAGGTGTGCAACTAGGAAGCCCAGATAAGAAAAAACGAAAGGCGAATACACAG gGACCTTCTTTTCCTCCATTATCTGAGTATGCTCCACCACCGAATCCAAACTCTGACCATCTAGTGGCTGCTAATCCATTTGATGACAACTATAATACTATTTCCTATAAACCACTACCTTCATCAAATCCATATCTTGGCCCTGGTTATCCTGGCTTTGGAGGCTATAGCACATTCAGAATGCCACCTCACGTTCCCCCAAGAATGTCTTCCCCATATTGTGGACCTTATTCGCTCAGGAATCAGCCACACCCATTTCCTCAGAATCCTTTGGGCATGGGTTTTAATCGACCTCATGCTTTTAACTTTGGGCCACATGATAATTCAAGTTTTGGAAATCCATCTTATAATAATGTACTAAATCAAAACATTAACATGCCTAATCAACATTTTAGACAAAATCCTGCTGAAAACTTTAATCAGATTCCTCCACAGAATACTAGCCAAGTATCTAACCCTGATTTGGCATCTAATTTTGTCCCTGGAAATAATTCAAGTTTTACTTCTCCATTAGAATCTAATCATTCTTTTATTCCACCTCCAAACACTTTTGGTCAAGCAAAAGCACCACCTCCGAAACAAGACTTTAGTCAGGGAGCAACTAAAAACactaatcaaaattcatctgctCATCCACCTCACTTAAATATGGAGGATACAGTGAATCAGAGCAATATTGAATTAAAAAATGTTAATCGAAACAATGCAGTAAATCAAGAGAATAGTCGTTCAAGTAGCACTGAAGCTACAAACAACAGCCATGCAAATGGGACACAGAACAAGCCACGACAACCTAGAGGTGCAACAGATGCCTGCACCACTGAAAAAAGCAATAAATCATCTCTCCACCCAAGCCGTCATGGCCATTCATCTTCTGACCCAGTGTATCCTTGTGGAATTTGTACAAATGAAGTGAATGATGATCAGGATGCCATCTTATGTGAGGCCTCTTGTCAGAAATGGTTTCACCGGATCTGTACTGGAATGACTGAAACAGCTTATGGCCTACTAACAGCAGAAGCATCAGCAGTATGGGGCTGTGATACCTGTATGGCTGATAAAGATGTCCAATTAATGCGCACTAGAGAAACTTTTGGTCCACCTGCAGTGGGCAGTGATGCTTAA